The DNA region TCCAAGAATAATGCtgccacaaaataaaaacagaatgctatatatatatatatatatatacacacacacacacacacattcatatacatccatacacacacatatatacatacgcacacacacatatataaacatgttCTCTATGCactcatccatcgatggacacttacgttgtttccatgtcttggctattgtgaataatgctacagtgaacatgaaAGTGCAGATATctcaatatcctgttttcatttcctttcgaTATATACCCAGATTATATATAGAGTATATGGTAGTTCTaactgttaattttttgaggaaacttcatcctgttttccatggtggctgtatcaatttacattcccagcaatgGAGCAcaagttttcccttttctccacatccttatcaactctcattatcttttttcctcttgatGATGGACATTCTAATaagggtgaggtgatatctcattgtggttttgacttgcatttccctgaagattagtgatgttgagcacctttccatgtACCAGCTggtcatttatatgtcttcttcagaaagatgtctattcagttcctctgctcattttttaattggattttttgttttttttgctatttggctgtataagttcttaatatattttgcatattgacTCCTTGTCAGagatatgatttgcagatattttctccattcagtaggttgccttttcattttggcgatggtttcctttgctgtgcagaagctttttaatttaatgaagccccacttgtttattttttttctgttgcctttgtttttggtgtcaaatacaaaaaatcattgccaggactgatgtcaaggagctcctacattttcttctaggagttttatggtttcacgtctttttttccccttagaaaagaagcaaaactatTTTAGGGATAATTGGACCAGCTGCTGTGTGTATTAGTGCTCTGGAGCAAAATTTTCCTCATTCTAGCATATGGGGCCAGTGTGCCCAGCCGAAAAACCAGCTCTGCCATTCTGCCCACAATCACTGAACTTCAAGTCAGCTACCTTGTTGTTCCATTCTTAAATGTGAATCAACAGCCAAAGATTACCACTCACTTTTGAAAAAaacttgcaaaatgaaaaagaaacatcagGATAAACATGTATGAAACCTAGTCTTGGAGTATATAGATAATTCATGAACAAGagataaagtaaaacaaacaacaacaacaacaacaaaaacctaatCTGTATCATGAAAGAGATCCAAGAATAATGCtgccacaaaataaaaacagaatgctaTAACAAGGGAAAATCCAAAAGCAAGAAAGACAACTTAAAAATTAAGCATGTGACTTACACAAAATTTGAAATCAGTGTTGGTAAATAGATCTCTCAAAAATTCCCCtgaaagtgggcgcctgggtggctcagatggttaagcgtctgccttcggctcaggtcatgatcccagggtcctgggattgagtcccacatcgggctcccggctcagcggggagcctgcttctccctctgaccctctcccctctcatgctgtttctctctcgctcgctctataaaaaaaataaataaataaaatctttaaaaaaaaaaaaattcccctgaaAGTAAAAAGtatacaaacagaaaatatagtaaaaagaaaactgagttaCAGAGGATCAGTATTGAGCTTTAATATCCAATTCatagaaattacagaaaaatggaacagagaaaagtaaagggatgaaattatcaaagaaataatagaagacaATTTTGTCAGGACTCAAGAATTACACGAGTTTTTAATAtgttgcacatctgaaactaatataagattGTATATcaagtatacttcaataataaaaaaaagaattacatgaaTTTTTACATTGAAAAGGGACCACTGAAGAGTGTATAGAATGGAGAAGACACCTAGACACTTCAACAAAGATAAAAAGTGACAGAAAGCTCTCAGAGGGGAAAAcgcaatgcaaattaaaacaaaaactcatgTCATCCTTCTCACCGGTAACAACAGGCCTCCGTGTTCTGAAGAATAATTTGAACTTTAGGACTTGATTACCTATAAAAATGATACATCAGGTATGCCAAATTAATAATCAGGTGTTTTTTTCAAGCATGTAAGTACCCAGAAAAAACCCTCCTAGAAAGTTCTTCAGAAGAAGCAAACAGATGaactaaaaataaactaaaagagtAGGAACGTGAATTAGTGGAACTAACCCAGGGATCCAGTGAAAATAAAGCATAATCCCATGATAATGAGATTGGAGATTGGCTCGAGGATCCCCACTGAAACTGGGCAGGGTATGTTTCTTCTCTGttgtggggaagaggaagagtgaGGAAGTGAGTGCCTCTTAATGTTTAGCGATTTCCTCAGTTCTGTTAGTCAGTTTTGTACCATAGAAATTGTACTACCTTAACTCTTATTTGTGAAAGTATATACTAAttggttatttttcatttatcatgtACTAACATGGTCCTATGTTTTATGTGATTGCATTAGTTTGGACCTCAGTCATTTCAATGTGGTATATTTTACTGTGCATCCCAGAAAAAAACACGTACACAAATCGCCTACAGAGCAAATAGTCCAAATTAGTACAGGCGTCTATTACTCCCTCCTTCTTGAAGACTTTTAACATTGCTTCAGAAACACCATGCTCCCCTAGTTCTCCTACCTCATGGCCACTCcctgggggttttttgttttgttttggtttttttgctcaTTCCTCTTTCTCATTCCATACGCTAGGACACTAGAGCACCCAGGGCTCCATCATCGGATCACTTCCTTTATCCACGCTCATCACTCACTCACTCCCTGGGTGACTTCATCTAATCTCATGGCTTTTAATACCATCTCAGTAGAGATGaattcaaaattcatatttttattccagAATACTCTGCTTTTCAGTAAACGGCAACTCTAGCCAGCAAGGCTTTAAAATGTCcagtcatccttgactcttccTTCCACATTCTACATCAGCTCCCTCAGCAAAGCTTGTTGGCTCTGCCTTCAAAAGTCTCCAGGATCCCAGTGTTTTTGAACACCTGCACTGCTGCCACCCTCCAGGCCCCTGTCATCCCCTGCCTGAGTTGTCACGAATGCCTCCTCCTCACGATCACTCTGCTCCCTGGACACTATTCTGAAGACAACTGCCAGAGGGATCCGTTTTGAATGCAAGCCAGGTCATGCCTCGTCACTGCTTTAAACCCTCCACTGGCTTCCCACTTCACACAGAGAAAAGCCAAAGCTATCTCACTGGCCTACAAGCCTTTATGTGAGCCCTTGTCCCAGCCTTCCACATCGCCCCACTGggctcctctgctcctccccctctctcctgtcCACCCCGCTCCAGTGTGGACTGCCAggccttgcttttctttaaactTGCCAGGGATGCGCCAATCTTGGAGGCTTTTCACTTCCTGTCTGGAATACTCCTCCCCTAGTATCTCATTTCCCTACCTCCTTCATGTTCTTGCCGAAATATCCCTTGGTGAGAACTTCCCTCCCTACCCACCCTATTTTTCATTGCACCCCAGTCCCccattcctgctttatttttgatCTTTGTAAAAGTTATCACCACCTGAATTACtacttgtatttatttgttctttgcctccttctctttGAACTGGGATGTGCCTTTCCAAAGGCCAGGGTCTTCTGTTCATTGCCATAATCCAAGTGCTACAATGGTGCCTGGTACTTAGtacgtgctcagtaaatatctgttgaataaatgcacGAATAAATAAGTAGGCTCCAAGTCAAATGTTTTCAAGACGGATTGAATAGATTCAAAGGAAGAGATGAAACAGGTGAGGGGctaaaaaatactagaaatatgATTAAGAAGGCATACATTTCTTCTCTCAACCTGCAATAATGTAATTATATCTACACTATTTGAAATGGACATTCTTATAAATAGTATAAAGGACCATGGAAAAATAGAATTGTATTTAATAATGAATTtgtaaacattgttttaaaaaatcaatgagatTTGGAATTAATTTCACACGgactttcaaattttaaaagccacTGAGCTTAAAGAGCCTCTTTTGTGAGCGTTACTTTCACTTTCTTGGGCTAACTCAGTGGATCGGGTCTCCCAGGAAGAGCAgagtcagcatcacctggaacctgttagaaatgccaATTCTCAGACCCCAACCCAATCTGCCGAATCAGAAACTCCTCGGGTGGGGCTCTGAAATTTGTAGTATAAGTCCTCCGGATGATCCCGATGTGTGCTAAGGTTTGCAAATGAAGGCTCTGACCCAGTCTGGCTCTCCGGAGGACAACACTCCCTTGAAGCCCTCTCGAGTGGATCCTGTTCTCCAGCTGCGTTCCTTGGACCACTGGCTTGGAGGAAGCATGGACTGTTGTCCTCCTTATTCCTTTTTGTCTCTCATAGGccactttttcctccctcctctcacaacccacaacacacacatacacacacacacacacacacacacaggtcatcAGACCAGACCTACTATCATTACACCTTCTTATACGCCATTAACTTTTGTCTTCTGCCTCATGTACAAACAAGATAatatttccctcattttaaaacataaaacaaaaatttaacaaCCCATCCCTGAACTTCTTCTCCCTTCTAGTTATTGCCCCACCTCTTACCCTCCTTTTACAGCAAAAGTCAATATAATTCTCTAAaaattctcctttgttttcttttcaaactcACTAAATTCAGCTTTTACCAACACTACTCCCCTAAAACTGCTCCCATCAAGGTCACTTTGCTTTGCTAACTGCAATGAGCAATGTTTAATCCTCACCTTATTGACCTGTCAGCAGCTTCTGAAGGTTCATCACACCTGCTTCCTCAGAATACTTTCTTCACTTGATGTCAAGCCACCACACTCTCTTGATTTTCTCCAGCTCAGTCTCCTTTGCTAGAACCTTCTCCCATACCTGAGTACTAGACTAATACCCTGAATTCTAGAGTTCAAACCTATATGCCAATGTCTACGCACCATatccattttgttgattattgGCATCTTCAAACGAGCATGTCCAACCCTGAGCTCCTAGATGTTCCCTCCAACGTCTACTTCTTTACAGTCTTTACTTTTCCAGCTGATGATAACCCCGTTCTTTCAGTTGCGTAGACCAAAAACCTCGAGTTATCCCtggctcctctttctctctcatgccgCATCCAGGTCAGCAGCAAAACCTGTTGgttcttctttcaaaatacacccagaatttGACTGCTTAAAGCCCCCTCCACTGCTGCCATCCTGCTCCAAGCCTCCATCGCATCTCACCTGGATTGCGTAGTGGACTCCTAACTGGTCCCATTTCCTCGCTTGTTTCCCACCAGTCCATCCTCAGCACAGCCCTGGACTGAGCCTGCTAAACCTAAGTCAGATCTCGTCACTCCTGTACTCAAATGCTTTAGTGATTTCCCATTTCACCGAGAGTGCAAAACAAAGTACTTATGATGATGTAAAAGGTCCTCCATGATCAGCCCTCCATTACCTTCTTGATTTAATTCCTGCTCACTCGCTCCTTGCCACACCATCTTCTTTACTATGTTCTTCAACACTTCAGCCATATTTCCACTTCAGGGTCCTGCCCTGCACTAACCACACTCTTTGTCTGGACTGTCTTCCTCCATGTAtctgcctccctccccgcccccttcctCACTCCCCCCACCTCATTACTCAAAGGTCACGATTCCGGTGGTCCTTAGCTaacatttcaattttctttccattctccctctccttttcacatatttttttctctctttataacTTAGCACCATAAAACATatagtctattttatttatttgtgttattcATTGTCTCTTTTCCACACACGAATATACACtctataaaagtagaaatttgTGTCTCTTTTGCTCTGCCCTAGTTCCCAGAGCTGTGCCTGGAACATGGTAGGCAGTTCACACCTAtctgttaaaaaatgaatgactgaaaaCCTGAGCtcttaatttcaaaaatgtaCTTACATTCAGCCACAGAATATAAAACTCTTGCATTTTTAACGGAaagaatttacatatttttgtgatAACCTTGTTAAGGTCTATCCTTCCTCCCACTTGATTGTTAGCCCCATGAGGACTGGGACTGAGTGTTTTGCTCACAATTCTCTGGGGCCAGGACCAGGTAAGGTAAGTGAGGCATGTGCTTCGGGCATAAAATTTAATTGAGGGAGGGTACATCAAGTaatcaagagaaataatattttatcagtaATCAAGATACTATTGTAAtacaatagtttttaaaagtcaaaattagTACAAAAATCTGTGAGGAACAACAcgtcaaaattttaaataaagataaaattcataCTACTGACTTCCTTTAGCCTCAGTGACCAATATGACTCCACTTTGTTGATGATTTTAACTTTTGGTACCTGATAACCATTTGCtgagagaatgaataaatgaaggtcATCAAGGGGTCATAGAGTAAGAGGAATCTATCCCTTGGAGGCCTTTCTTTGTGCCTTGGCTTCAATAACTAAAGAAATgaacacttaccatgtgccaggcactaattgaagtgctttataaatatatacatataataactTACTTAAGCCTTCCCCAAAGCCCTATAAATagttactactattattatccccattttacagaggtggAAATTGAGGTCTAGAGAGATCAAGTGACTTCTGTGAGTTCATAcactaggaagtggcagagttaGCTTGATAGTGACTGTGTGACATCTCCTTGGACAGGAAGCCTGATGGGTCAGCAAGGCACCAGGAGACATTCTAGGAAAAGGGAATCTAAGCAAATTCCTTTTACTGTTATAGAGCAAGTTCACATGGACAccaaaataaatcatgaaaacagaggaaaaaaacagatgtcACGATCCAAACACTAGGCTAGGGAAACTAATGTGGAATTATTTTATGAAGCATGTCAAACATATGGAACAAGTTACAAAGCAGGGCCATTatagttctgggttttttttttttttttaagtaccattGGTTTTGGAAACCAGAGTGTAagtatagaagaaaagaaagcgagggaaagagagaaattatCCTATCCTCTGCAGTAGCAGACACAAGTTGCCCCAATAGTTTTCTCATCATTACAgacctttaaaaaatgatcttttccGATGAGAAGTAATTCATGGTATTCTTATGGGAGTGCAAGCAATCCAGTAAATTCTAAATGGTTTTGTATAGAAAGAATAGGCTCACAGGTGGGGATCACTTGCTAGAGATTATTTGCAAATCACTTGCTAGAGATTATTCACAGCAAATGCCATTGACGTTAGCCACACTAACTTGAAATCTTTGGTGCAAGGGTTCTGTTGAGGTTTATCCACAAAAAGAAGATTTGCCATTTAAAATGTGTAAGCAAGTTTTCAGAGAATAACGAACACATTTAATCGAGTATAATGTCTATATCCCTTATAGGAGCATGATCTTCCTTTACTTTGTGCAAAATAGTCAAGTTTTATTGCATGTTGTGAATGTTGGGAATAACATGTATACAAGTCTCTGGGAGAGATGTCAAGGGTGAACGAATGTGAGAGGGCTTTCATATTTGCAGTCTCAATCTTAAAACAAATCGTCTAATACTTAGGTAGTGACATAGATTTGAATTACAGCCTCTCAGATGACAACTTCTggtttccctctcctcttctcaaaCCTTGCCtccagaagcagactccacacagacCCTGGAGCTGCAGGCTTTCTCTCTTGACCTCCTAAGCTATCCGCCCTGGCAGCTCCACCGGTACATTTAGACtagaaaacaataagaaaataaatgtatctctCCTCAAGCTCCAAGgagaaatttatatttcaatacaACTTCTTTTAAGATGTGTTGTAATAAGGTAAGATGTTTTTTACTCTCCTTGTACTTTTTACCTGAATTTCTGGGGCTCTTTGAAGTCTCAGAGGGGACTGACAGCCCTACATAGTTGTTTTTACAAGACCTTATGAGTGTTTGTCCACCTGCACCATTTTGTTCCATGTGTTCTTGAGAAGTGGAAACAGCTCTTGGTGCAGTTTGGTGTATCTGAGGAATGATTCTAAATCACTAAAAGCTCCAGTGGAAATAACGGAGGCATTTTAAGGTACTGATTTCCAATGgcaagggtgggagggatgggcacAAAATATCATTTATCAGTGTAAGATATAAACTAATTTGGTATCTCTCAACAGGAAAATAGGAGTCAAGGGATCCTCTTTCCTCAGAGCTGCCTATGGAGGTGGCAGCCGTCTCCTACTTGGCATCATGGCCACCCTCGGATCTCTGGTGAAGCCCAAGGTCAttaaaaagaggaccaagaaATTCATCCGGCACCAGTCAGACAGATATGTCAAAATTAAGCGTGACTGGCAGAAACCCAGAAGCACTGGCAATAGGGAGCACAGAAGATTCAAGGGCCAGATCTTGACTCCTAACATTTGTTACGggaacaaccagaaaacaaagcaCATGGTGCCCAGTGGCTTCCGGAAGTTCCTCGTTCACAGTGTCAAGGAGCTGGAAGTGCTGCTGACGTGCAACAACTCTCACTGTGCAGAGATTGCTCAGAGTGTCTCCTCCAAGAACCACAAAGCCGTTGTGGAAAGAGCAGCTCAGCTGGCCATCAAGAGTCACCAATTCCAATGCCAGGCTGTGCGgcgaagaaaatgaatagacagaCAGCTTATGTGCACGTTgtatttgtg from Neomonachus schauinslandi chromosome 6, ASM220157v2, whole genome shotgun sequence includes:
- the LOC110573938 gene encoding 60S ribosomal protein L32-like, yielding MATLGSLVKPKVIKKRTKKFIRHQSDRYVKIKRDWQKPRSTGNREHRRFKGQILTPNICYGNNQKTKHMVPSGFRKFLVHSVKELEVLLTCNNSHCAEIAQSVSSKNHKAVVERAAQLAIKSHQFQCQAVRRRK